From one Bombyx mori chromosome 5, ASM3026992v2 genomic stretch:
- the LOC101743731 gene encoding lysosomal Pro-X carboxypeptidase isoform X2, whose amino-acid sequence MKIVLQILSLQRHRLSGQIEAFANYTGFMWEIAAEYQAKIVFAEHRYYGESKPFGNKSLEKEYIGYLTSAQALADYADLINYLQKDEIKPRYPVIAFGGSYGGMLAAYIRIKYPHLVAGAIAASAPIHMFPGMTKCDLFNRIVTASFKRNFYCSENIQKSWHLIRSYSSSVNGSEYLHKTLNLCGASNATDINSLIEYLESAYVTLAMVNYPFASSFLTPLPAQPVAVVCQYLNQNLANESLLEGIAKAIDVYANYGKKTKQCVDYKEGDNYQNLDAGGWDFQACTEMVMPVCSTGQNDMFEASPWNFTKYSEDCYKKYNVYPRENMARLEYGGDLLQAASNIVFSYGLLDPWTAGGFISSVSDSVDVILIADAAHHLDLMPSSPDDQSPVKDAREKHKQHISKWIDSFRARNKHVVTYL is encoded by the exons ATGAAGATAGTGCTACAAATATTATCACTACAAAGACACAgactttcg GGTCAAATAGAAGCATTTGCCAATTACACCGGCTTCATGTGGGAGATAGCGGCTGAATATCAAGCCAAGATTGTTTTCGCAGAGcacag ATATTATGGAGAGTCCAAGCCTTTTGGTAACAAGTCCCTGGAAAAAGAGTACATTGGGTACCTCACGTCAGCCCAGGCACTGGCTGACTATGCCGACCTCATCAATTACCTTCAAAAAGATGAAATCAAACCCCGCTACCCAGTTATAGCTTTTGGAG GCTCGTATGGTGGAATGTTAGCTGCTTATATAAGGATAAAGTATCCCCACCTAGTGGCCGGAGCTATAGCCGCCTCAGCTCCCATACACATGTTTCCCGGAATGACGAAGTGCGATCTCTTCAATAGGATCGTAACGGCCAGTTTCAAGCGGAATTTTTACTGCTCggaaaacatacaaaaatcatGGCACTTGATAAG gaGTTACTCATCATCAGTAAACGGTTCAGAGTATCTTCACAAAACGCTAAATCTATGTGGGGCATCCAACGCGACAGATATCAATTCCTTAATAGAATATTTAGAATCGGCCTATGTGACGCTAGCTATGGTGAACTATCCCTTTGCCTCTAGCTTTCTGACGCCGTTACCAGCGCAGCCTGTGGCCGTGGTCTgtcaatatttaaatcaaaatttggCAAACGAATCATTACTCGAG GGAATTGCCAAAGCTATAGACGTTTACGCTAATTATGGGAAGAAAACTAAGCAATGTGTAGATTATAAAGAAGGGGACAATTACCAAAATTTGGACGCAGGCGGCTGGGACTTTCAG GCGTGCACAGAGATGGTAATGCCTGTTTGTTCGACGGGGCAAAATGATATGTTCGAAGCGTCTCCGTGGAACTTTACCAAATATTCTGAAGATTGCTACAAGAAATACAATGTATATCCACGCGAAAACATGGCTAGGCTAGAATACGGTGGAGACTTGCTACAAGCTGCTTCGAATATTGTCTTCAGCTATGGGTTGTTGGACCCTTGGACAGCCG GGGGTTTCATAAGCAGTGTGAGCGACTCCGTGGATGTTATCCTAATCGCAGATGCTGCTCATCATCTAGATTTGATGCCCAGCTCGCCCGACGATCAAAGCCCAGTGAAAGACGCTCGCGAGAAGCACAAACAACACATTAGCAAATGGATTGACAGCTTCAGAGCACGCAATAAACATGTTGTGActtatttgtaa